A segment of the Robbsia sp. KACC 23696 genome:
CGAAACGCCGATCCGGCTGGCGAACGCTTCACGGGTCATGTTCAAGCGACGCATGGCATCGCGCAGGAAGGTTTGTTGCGGCACGCTCATAGGGCTCTCCGATCGTCTGTACGCGATGCGTATATTAGTCGATGGAGATGAAACGTCAAGCGTCGGATGCAAAATCCTTTGCGAAAAACGTTACAGAAGCTTGCCCGGATTCATGATGCCGTTCGGATCGAACAGTTTCTTGATGTCGCGCATCAATCGCTGCTCCAGTGCCGACTTGTGCTGCAGGAAGTGCGAGCGCTTCAATTGGCCGATGCCGTGCTCGGCGCTGATGCTGCCGTTGAAGCGCGCGACTTCCTCCAGGACCGCGTCGGTGACGAGATCGCCTTGCGTGTGGGAGGTCGATGCATTGGCATCGTTGCCTGCGTGCGATGCCGCCTGCGTGAAGAAGTCGGTCGGCGCGCCAGCAGGGCGAGAGACGTTGTAGTGCAGATTGCCGTCGCCGAAATGGCCGAAGACGAAGAGGCGCAGGTCCGGTACCGTCTGCGCGAGACGGGCGCCGGCCGCATCGAGAAAGGCCGGCAACGCTTCGATCGGCACCGACACGTCGTGCTTCAAATGCGCGCCGTCACGCTTCTGTGCCTCCGAGATTTCCTCGCGCAGGCGCCAGAACGCCGCCAGTTGCGCCAAGGTCGCCGAGACGGCGGCATCCTGGCACAGGCCGTCTTCGAGTGCCTGTCCCACGACCTCCTCGACCAGCGCGATCAGGGCGCCTTCGTCGGCCGTATCGGCCAGTTCCAGCAGCACATAGCCGTCATGCGCTTCGTTGAACGGCGCCCGTACGCCTTCGACCTCGCGCAGCACCAGTTCGAGGCAAGGGTGCGTGAAATATTCGAAGGCCTGGACGCGCTGACCGCATCGCTTGAACACCAGGGAGTAAAGGTCGAGCGCCTGTTGCGGCGTTTCGACCGCGGCCAGCACGACGGTTCTTACGCCGTTGCGCGGATACAGCCGCAGCGATGCCGCCGTGATGATGCCCAACGTTCCCTCGGCACCGATCAACAACTGCTTCAGGTCATAGCCGGTGTTGTCCTTGCGCAGCGTGCGCAGGCCTTCGAAGATTTCGCCGTTCGGCAGCACCGCTTCGACACCGAGCACCAGTTCGCGTGTCATGCCATAGCGGACCACATTGACGCCACCGGCATTCGTCGACAGATTGCCGCCGAGTTGGCAGGACCCTTCGGCCGCGAGGCTCAATGGCAAGAGGCGCTCGGCATCGGCGGCGATGCGCTGCAGATCGGCGAGGATGCAGCCGGCCTCCGCGGTCACGACGTTCGCGATGGTATCGACGCTGCGCACCGCATTCATCCGGTCCAGGCTCAGGATGACGCTGAGCGGCCGGCCTTCCGCGCCGGCTTTGGCTGCCGACTCCGGCGCCGCGCCGCCGCACAGGCCGGTATTGCCGCCGCGCGGTACGACCGGCACGTGCGCGGCATTGCAGAGGCGCAGGCAGGTGGACACTTCGGCCGTGGTGCGCGGGCGAACCAGCGCCTGCGCATCGCCGCGATAGAGGCCGCGCCAATCGCTTTGCCAGGGGGCAAGGAGCGCCGGGTCGGTCGTCACGACGTCGCTGCCCAGGGCATCGACAAGGCAGGACAGGAAGCCGGCATCGGGTTCGGCGCAATGCGGGGCGGCGGCGGGGGACGGCGTGCGTAAATCGTTCATGACCACATCAGGACAATAAGCGAAAAACGGAAGCGGGTCGGCGGTGCGGACCGCCGACTCCGGGATTCCGGCGGCGGCGTGACAGAAGCGCGGTCGGCGGGTAGGCCGGGACGCTCATGGCGTTTCGATTGTACGCCGTTGGCGATCGAACGCTGCCAGGACACGCGAAACCGGCATCAATCCGCGCCAGTAGCGCTCCTTCCATTTCGTTGTCGGCAGCAGCGGCATGGGCAGGACGACCATGTTGTAGGCGTTCGATGCCGTGGTTGCAGCAGGCGCGAGGAGGGCGTCGGGGCGCCTGTCCGCGTCTGCCCGCGTCGTGCTATCGGCCGCGTGACGGCGCGGATGCCAGCGTTGCGCCAGTCCCTTGCGGGGGAATACCGACAGCGTGGGGATATCGAGGGCCGATGCGAGATGGCCGATACCGGAGTCGTTGCCGATGAACCAGCCCGACGTGTAAAGGAAGCTGGCCAGGTCCGGCAATGCGGCAAACGCGGCCACGTCGATCCCCTCCGCGCGCCGACGCCAGGCGTCCGCGTCGTCCGGAGGCACGGCAAAACACGGTTGCAGGCCACGACGCTGCAAGCCTTGCGCGAGGCGCACGAACTTGGCGGCGTCCCAGGTCTTGAACGTGTTGCTGGCGACCGGGTGAATCACGACACGTCTGGCATGCTCGCGATGGTGCAGCGGGCCAGGCGGGCGCATGCCATTACCCAGCGGCCGAGCGACGCCGGCGCTGTCCGCCGCCGTATCGCGCAGGCCGAGATGGGTCCGTCCCGCCGCCATCAAGGCGAACAGGACGTGCGCACGACTATAAAAGCCGGGGAGCTCGACCAGACGCAGGAGACGCGGGGCCGCGATCGGATCGTCGGCCAACAGGCGGCCGGCCATCGGTCGGGGAAACATCTGCACGATCCGGGCGAAGCTGCCGAGCAAGACATCGCGGGCGGCGTCGTCGATCGGATCCGGCAGATAGCGGTCCGCGGGAATATCGGGGAACCAGTGCCGGAGCGGATAAATCACGCCGCCGATCAGCGTCAAATCGTCGCCCTGACGCAACAAATCGCGTAGCAGGACCATCAGGTACATCGAGTCGCCGATGGCATGCGGCATGACGACTCCGATACGCGTTGCTTTCTGCATTCTCGTCGGTAAATGGCTGTCTGGACGGGAGTTTATCGCGATATTGGCCGGAGCAACGAAGCGGCGGCGTTGGCAACGCGGGTAGACGGCGTCGCCGATTCAGCGGGCGCCGGTGTCAACCGGTCGCTGCCACGGCGCGTTGTCTCGGGAAGAATTTTGAGATTATGCAGATTGCTCGTTTCGTGCACCGTCCAACGGTTAGCGGGGCGAACGGGCCGGACGTCGTCCGCCATCCCCTTTTCTATCGAAAACGTCATGTCTGAAGAGTACGAGATCCACGGGCCGCACGATCATGCGGTCGAGCACGCCGGCCATGCCCATGCCGAGGGTCATGAGCAGGATCGTGGCGCCGCGTGGATGGCCGTGATGACGGCTGTGCTGGCCAGTGTCGGCGCGATTTTTTCGTATCAGAGCGGCACGAACGAAAATCAGGCGCTGTACTACAAGAACGAAGCCGCGATCCGGAAGACCGAGGCATCGAATCAGTGGGCCTATTACCAGGCCAAGGGCGAGAAGCAGAACCTTGCCGAACTGGGCGCGGCGTTGACGGCGTCGAATCCCGAGATGCTGGCGAAGTTCCAGGCCGATGTGCAGAAGTACCGTACGGAGAAGCAGCCGATCCGCGCGAATGCGGAAGCGATCGAGAAGCAGGTCAAGATCGATGACGAGCGCAGCGAATCGCTGATGCATCACCATCATCGGTGGGCGCAGGCGACCACGGCGATTCAGATCTCGATCGGTCTGGCCGCTGTCGCGTTGTTGACGCGGCGCCGCTGGATGCGTTTCCTCTCCGTCGGCGTCGCGGCGGTCGGCGTTGCAACAGGCTGCATCGCGCTGTTCGCGCATTAAGGCCTAGGAAGGCGTACGGTCGATCAGTTCGTTCGATGGCAAATCTTCATTGACGATCTTGCGGGCGCATTCGATGCCCGCCACCGGCTGCGCATCGGCGGCCATTCGACCGATCTGCACCAGCACGCTCGCCTGATCCCAGTAGGTCTGCAGTCGATGAATCTTCTCGCCGCGGAAGGTCACGACGCAGACCAGCGGGACTTCAATATAGCGCTGCGTGGGGGCGACCCCCGGCAGCAACCAATCGATCACATTGCTGTGCGTCAGCGACAGCAAGGCCTCCTCGACCAGCTGCGTCGCGCCGACGGTGCGTGACAACGGCAGCATCCGCGTGTCGGCCGGCATCTGTCCGACGAAATGGTCGCGATAGAACGCCGCCACGCCTTCCCGGCCAGCGCCGCCCGTGCGCGTGGGTACGTGATTCAGATAGGGCGCATCGACGAGTCCCTCCATGATCGCGTCCACATCCTTCTCGTCCATCGTCTGGCGCACATGGGTATCCCATAGCAGCGACAGATCGAAGTACGGTCCCATCTCGCGCTTCAGCGCGCCCATCGTTCTCTGGTGGGCGATGGTCGCGGCCGGACGGTTGTACGAGTCCGTGCCCCGACGCGCAAAGCCTCGTTCGGCGCGCGGATAGACGTAGACCTCGACATTACGAGACGCGGCGAAATGCGCCGCGATGGCATCGCGGTCGGTATCGGTGACGAATTTGTCGTTGTCCGGCAGATGCAGCACCAAGCGGCCGGATGCCTTATCCGCTTCGTCGAGATGTTCTTCGATGCCGGTGCCGTAATACGACACGCCGCACCCGACGCCTTCGAGCCGGCAGGCGGCCAGATAAGCCAGCCGGCCACCGAGCGAATAGCCGACGACCGACAGGCCGCCGGGCGCTTCGCCCTTGTTCGGGCCGACCGGCGCCGTATCGTGTCGTGCGTCTTTGTCCAGGCTCGCTGCCGCAGTGCCGCGACGGCCGCGCCATAATGCCGCGCCGGCGCTGAGCAGACCACGGCCTGATTCCCGCGGCGCTTCCGTCGGCGCATCGCTGCGCTCACTGCGATCGCTTCGATCGCGGCGGGCGGCGACCGATGCCGTCGTCTCATCGCGGACTTCGGGGCGGCCGCGCAGCGCTTCCAGCGTGGCCGCGATGTCGTCGACGCCCAGATCGAAGTCGTAGGCCTGGCTCAGGCGATAGGCGCGCTGCCAATCGCCGCTGGTGTAGTCGAATTCGAGTGCCGCCTCTTCGCGCCAGTACAGGTCCGGCACAGCCACCACATAGCCTTCCTCGGCGTAGATATTGGCCAGTTCACGCATGGTGCCGTTCGCGCCGAAGATCTCATGGCAGAGTACGAGGCCGGGGCCCGTGCCACGCGGTGGCAGCGCCAGATAGGCGCGGAAATGCCCGCCGTCTTTCGACGGAATCGTAATGTACTCGGAGGCCATCGGCCTTCTCCCTCTTGCTTCGTGCGTTCAGTATCGCGCATCCGGATGGACGCGCCCATCCCCGTCGCGGGGGGCGTCCAGCGGATCGGCCAGGCGCGGCTCGCGTTGTTCGCGTGCCGCATGTTCCTTGCGCAGATCGGCCAGCATATTGCAGAACAGCGCGCCTTGTTCGATCGCGTCGTCGAGCGCGATATGCGTATGCGGCAGGTCGTCGAACCAGTGACGCGGGAATCGGGGCTTGATGCTCTTGCGGAATGGCAGGCCGGTCATCGCAAAGGCGAGGGTCTTGATGTCCAGCGCAGACCAGGAGAAAGGGCAGCGATCGACGAAGCGCATCATGTACCAGAACATGAAGGTGAAATCGAATCCGGCGGGAAATGCGACGAATACCGGCTTGCCGGGCAAGGCCTCGACCCATTCGACATAGGCCGGCAGGACATCCTCCGGCTTGCGGAGGTCAGTGCGGCAGGCCGCCCACGCGTCCGGCTGGGTCTTCCACCACGCCGCCTGCGTCGGGTGGGCGTCGGCGCCAGGCAGCGTTTCCAGATTGGCCGAGAACGTGGCGATCAATCGCTTGTCCGCCGTGTAGGCGGCCGATGCGAAGCTCAGCATCGAATGGGGGCCGGGGATGGGTCCGTCCGCCTCGACATCGGTGCTGACATAGATCTCTTCGCTCATCGGGCAATGCTCCATCGGTTACGGTCTAGGGTTTACTGCGTATTTCAAAAAGTGCAGGAACTGCAAATCATTGTAACGACAACATGCACAGCCGCACGGCTGTCTTAAAGTAGCGCAATCCGTGGGGCGGGCGGTCTTATTTCCCGCAGCCGCGTGCGGGTTAAGGGGCATGAACAAGCATTATTCAGCCTCGTTTTTGCTGTTTTCGGTCTAATCGTGGCAAATAAGCGCGTAATAGTTGCCGATTTCACCGTTAATCGGCCGTCAAAAGCGGCTGAGGAATGAGTTCGGGTATAATCCGTTCACACGCTGCGTGCGTGTTCTCATTTTGTCCATCAAACGGCGCGAACGAGCGTGCCGGCTGATGAACAGCCAAGCATCAGTTGCCGTTGCGCAGACGGATCTTACGCTGCCGGTATATCGCGTTTTTAGCCTAGCGATATCCGGCCAGTCGACGATCCGGCAGTTCTGCGCGGCGGCGATGAGTTTCCCGCGCCGACCTTGTGTCGGTGCAACACGTTCCACCCGGGCTCGTTGCAACGCGGCATGCGTGCCGACGATTGACGAGACAGTTCTTGCTGCGTGTCACCTGACACGTCGTCCGGGGGAGCCAAGCGTTGTCGTGGTGTGGTGACAGCTGGCGGACGGTGCGTTCTGTATGAGCGTTTCCGTGTTCGATCAAACCAGTCTGCGATCCACACCGCCGATGCGGAATCGGGAGGGCGTAGGCCGTCATCCCGTCCTGTCGTCGGAGACAACGCGTTGGAGTCTGGTGATAACGACCGATATGCGGTTGCGCCAGACGTGAAAATAACCGGGTGGAGACGGTCATAGAGCCGTTACCGGTGCTTCAGCAGAGAAGTGGAACGGGCAGGTTCACGCGCCTGGCGCGATGCGTTGCATCGCGAGGGGACGCGTGACTTGTCCGCATTGCACAGCGCATTCGGCTCCTGACGAGTCGTGATGCACTGCGCAATGGCCCTCCCTTGCCGTGGCGGTGTCGTCCCTACGTTTCATGGACGACCCTACCGCGGTCATCTGCCGTCGTGCCGGCCACCCTGAGCGTCCCGTCGTCGTTTGATGGACCGCTCAGCCATAGGTGAACGGCACGTCTATGAACGCACGACTGACCCGCCGCGTCGGCTTTTCCCTGATGGGACAAGCTGCCGTGAGCATCCTGGCCACGCTGGTGGTGGCCGGTTGCGCCACGCAGCCCGACGGCGACACGATCAGCCAGAACTCGCTTCGGCTAGATGGCATCCGCACGATCCATGCCACGTCCGAGGCGCCCGCTGCCGGAACGCGCAATGCGCTGTTGTCCGACTCCTTGCGCCATACCTTGGCCGAGATGAAGGTGCCGCCGCTGACGGCCGGCGTGGCGGATCGCTATGCGATGACGTCCTGCGTGGAAACCGCCGGTCAACCGGCGAAGCGCGCCCATCCGAACTGTGCCGTGCCCGGCCAGCAAGGGTCGATCGCGCAGCAATTGGCGGATCTTGCCGATTCGACCGCGCTGGCGAGCAATGACGACGACGATGATCTGACCACCGCATCCGACGATGCCGCGGGCCGCGATGGCGCGCTGTCGAATGCAGCCCCGATCACGGCCGATATTCCCGATACGTCGAACTTCCACCAGACCGGCAATGCCTCGTGGTACGGCACCCGCTTCCACGGGCGCAAGACGGCTAGCGGCGAGCGTTACGACATGCATGAATTCACGGCGGCGCATCGCAGCCTGCCGCTGATGAGCTATGTTCGCGTGATCAATACGCAGAATCACCGCTCGGTCATCGTCAAGATCAACGATCGCGGTCCGTTCAGCCGTCATCGCGTATTGGATCTGTCCTCGGCGGCCGCTGCGGCCTTGGGCATGCAGAACCGCGGTACCGGCAAGGTGGAAATTGTCGGTATGTCGCCGTCCGAGGCCCGCGCGGCCTTGACGCAACCGATGCTCGCATCGAACTGATTCGCTGTCGGATCGGCTGGCCACTCAGCCAGCGTCCGATAGCGGGGCCTGGCTGGATGGCCATCGTCCAGTCGGTGATCGCCCGATAGACCGTCGCGCCCTTACTGGCGGTCACTCCGCCCCGTCTTCTTCCCCGTCGTCTTCTTCCTGATCCTCTGCCGCCGCACTGCTCCACGACAACGCGCGTGTATAGAGCGCATTGCGCGACGCGCCCGTTACTTTTGCCGCGACGCGTGCCGCTGCGCTGACCGGCAGCTCCTCCAGCAGCGCGCGTAGCAGGGGATCGTGTGCGTCCAGACCGCCTTCCTCGGCATCGGCCGATGCGCCCTCGATCACCAAAACGAACTCACCGCGCCGCCGATTTGCATCGGCAGCCAGCCAATCTGGCCCTTCGGCTAGCGTGCATACGTGCAGGCTCTCATGTAATTTCGTCAATTCCCGCCCGATCAATACACGGCGCTCCCCGCCCAGCGCGTCGCGCGCCGCGGCCAGCATGTCGTCGATCCGATGCGGGGCTTCGTAGCACACGAGGGCATGCCGATGGTGCGCCAGCGATTGCAGCGCGCTGGCGCGTTGCTTCGGCTTCGATGGCAGGAAGCCGATGAAGGTGAAGGTCTCGGCCCAAGCGCCTGCCGCGCTGAGTGCGGTGATCGCGGCGCTCGCACCGGGCAGCGGTACGACCGGATAGCCCTGCGCGCGAGCGGCCTCGACGAGGCGGGCGCCCGGATCCGAAATGCCGGGCGTGCCGGCATCGGAGACGAAAGCGACGCGTTCGCCCGCCGCGAGATGCGACAGGATGCGCTCGGCGGCTTCGCGCTCGTTGTGCTGATGCGCGGCGATCAACGGTTTGGAGATCCCGTAACGCGTCAGCAATTGGCCGGTGTTGCGCGTGTCTTCGGCGGCGATCCGGTCGCAGAGGCCGAGCAGATGGCGTGCGCGAAACGTGATGTCGGCGGCATTGCCGATCGGGGTGGCGACGATATAGAGGGCCGGAGCCGGATAGTCCTGTCCCTGCGCGAGGCGATTGACGTCGGACAACGCGGTCGAGACGGCGCCGGACGATGTCGCCGCGGTCGGCGTGTCGGCGACCGGCGAGGGGGCCGGTGAGGCAGCGACAGGCGATCCGGAGGGCGAGGAGGCAGGCGAGTGGATATCGGGCACCGGGAGGAATTCCTAAGAGGCGCGTGGGCGCGAATGCGGTATTGCCCGCGTATTGTCGCACGGCGTCAGGAGGGCTTGGCGGAGGGGGAAGGCAAATGGAACGTAAGGAACAGCGGCCGGTGACCGCCGCGTCGAATCAGACCTCGTCCGATGCCGGGATGTCGAAAACGGCGCGCGGCGCGATGTACGAGACGCGCGCCTGCGACTATTTGACGGGGCGAGGCTTACGCCTGCTGGCGCGAAATGTCCGGCTCTGTGGCGGTGAGATCGATCTGATCATGGCGGACGACCGACGCGGCGAGGTCGTGTTCATCGAGGTGCGTGCGCGCGCCAGCATGCGATTTGGTGGCGCGGCGGCCAGTATCGATTGGCGCAAGCGGCAGCGGATACGGCGCGCGGCCTCGGCGTGGATGCTGCGATGGCGCACCGGCGCACCGCCCTGTCGGTTCGATGTGATCGCGATCGAGGGCGACCGACTCACCTGGCTGCCGGCCGCATTTGACGAAAGCGATTGAAACGTGCGGTACACTCACGAGGCGCGAGTGTCGTCGCCTTTTTAGTGGGCGTTGGATGCCGTGTCAGGCGTGTCGCGCGGCGGCGGGTGGGTTCGCGCGGCAGCAGACGGCCCGTGGCGGTTACGGGCTGATACAAAACAGCGCGCGCTGTTTCGTTAAAAGTGGCGCACGGGTGGGGCACGGCGGTGACGCATGCAGTATGCTGCGCCGTATCCCGTGACGCAGGACATTACCGGTGCAACGTTGCATCGGACAAGAAACGCACGGCGATTGCCCTGGGCGGCGCGCATCCACGCGATGCGGTGGCCCGCGGTATCCGACGGTTTGGCAAAAAACGGTGGTGCGTAAGCGATGACGGGGACGGCGCAAGCCGCGTCGATGCATCGTGAGACTGCCGGTGCCGAGCCACGCACGTGTGCTATGCGGGAATTGTGGCGGCATGTCGATAGAAAGCATACAGAAGCAATTCAATGAAAGCGCCGCTGCGCAGCAGGCGGCGCTGGACGG
Coding sequences within it:
- a CDS encoding FAD-binding oxidoreductase produces the protein MNDLRTPSPAAAPHCAEPDAGFLSCLVDALGSDVVTTDPALLAPWQSDWRGLYRGDAQALVRPRTTAEVSTCLRLCNAAHVPVVPRGGNTGLCGGAAPESAAKAGAEGRPLSVILSLDRMNAVRSVDTIANVVTAEAGCILADLQRIAADAERLLPLSLAAEGSCQLGGNLSTNAGGVNVVRYGMTRELVLGVEAVLPNGEIFEGLRTLRKDNTGYDLKQLLIGAEGTLGIITAASLRLYPRNGVRTVVLAAVETPQQALDLYSLVFKRCGQRVQAFEYFTHPCLELVLREVEGVRAPFNEAHDGYVLLELADTADEGALIALVEEVVGQALEDGLCQDAAVSATLAQLAAFWRLREEISEAQKRDGAHLKHDVSVPIEALPAFLDAAGARLAQTVPDLRLFVFGHFGDGNLHYNVSRPAGAPTDFFTQAASHAGNDANASTSHTQGDLVTDAVLEEVARFNGSISAEHGIGQLKRSHFLQHKSALEQRLMRDIKKLFDPNGIMNPGKLL
- a CDS encoding glycosyltransferase family 9 protein, which gives rise to MPHAIGDSMYLMVLLRDLLRQGDDLTLIGGVIYPLRHWFPDIPADRYLPDPIDDAARDVLLGSFARIVQMFPRPMAGRLLADDPIAAPRLLRLVELPGFYSRAHVLFALMAAGRTHLGLRDTAADSAGVARPLGNGMRPPGPLHHREHARRVVIHPVASNTFKTWDAAKFVRLAQGLQRRGLQPCFAVPPDDADAWRRRAEGIDVAAFAALPDLASFLYTSGWFIGNDSGIGHLASALDIPTLSVFPRKGLAQRWHPRRHAADSTTRADADRRPDALLAPAATTASNAYNMVVLPMPLLPTTKWKERYWRGLMPVSRVLAAFDRQRRTIETP
- a CDS encoding DUF4337 domain-containing protein; the encoded protein is MSEEYEIHGPHDHAVEHAGHAHAEGHEQDRGAAWMAVMTAVLASVGAIFSYQSGTNENQALYYKNEAAIRKTEASNQWAYYQAKGEKQNLAELGAALTASNPEMLAKFQADVQKYRTEKQPIRANAEAIEKQVKIDDERSESLMHHHHRWAQATTAIQISIGLAAVALLTRRRWMRFLSVGVAAVGVATGCIALFAH
- a CDS encoding dienelactone hydrolase family protein, giving the protein MASEYITIPSKDGGHFRAYLALPPRGTGPGLVLCHEIFGANGTMRELANIYAEEGYVVAVPDLYWREEAALEFDYTSGDWQRAYRLSQAYDFDLGVDDIAATLEALRGRPEVRDETTASVAARRDRSDRSERSDAPTEAPRESGRGLLSAGAALWRGRRGTAAASLDKDARHDTAPVGPNKGEAPGGLSVVGYSLGGRLAYLAACRLEGVGCGVSYYGTGIEEHLDEADKASGRLVLHLPDNDKFVTDTDRDAIAAHFAASRNVEVYVYPRAERGFARRGTDSYNRPAATIAHQRTMGALKREMGPYFDLSLLWDTHVRQTMDEKDVDAIMEGLVDAPYLNHVPTRTGGAGREGVAAFYRDHFVGQMPADTRMLPLSRTVGATQLVEEALLSLTHSNVIDWLLPGVAPTQRYIEVPLVCVVTFRGEKIHRLQTYWDQASVLVQIGRMAADAQPVAGIECARKIVNEDLPSNELIDRTPS
- a CDS encoding exonuclease; its protein translation is MSEEIYVSTDVEADGPIPGPHSMLSFASAAYTADKRLIATFSANLETLPGADAHPTQAAWWKTQPDAWAACRTDLRKPEDVLPAYVEWVEALPGKPVFVAFPAGFDFTFMFWYMMRFVDRCPFSWSALDIKTLAFAMTGLPFRKSIKPRFPRHWFDDLPHTHIALDDAIEQGALFCNMLADLRKEHAAREQREPRLADPLDAPRDGDGRVHPDARY
- a CDS encoding septal ring lytic transglycosylase RlpA family protein: MTSCVETAGQPAKRAHPNCAVPGQQGSIAQQLADLADSTALASNDDDDDLTTASDDAAGRDGALSNAAPITADIPDTSNFHQTGNASWYGTRFHGRKTASGERYDMHEFTAAHRSLPLMSYVRVINTQNHRSVIVKINDRGPFSRHRVLDLSSAAAAALGMQNRGTGKVEIVGMSPSEARAALTQPMLASN
- the rsmI gene encoding 16S rRNA (cytidine(1402)-2'-O)-methyltransferase, with the protein product MSDVNRLAQGQDYPAPALYIVATPIGNAADITFRARHLLGLCDRIAAEDTRNTGQLLTRYGISKPLIAAHQHNEREAAERILSHLAAGERVAFVSDAGTPGISDPGARLVEAARAQGYPVVPLPGASAAITALSAAGAWAETFTFIGFLPSKPKQRASALQSLAHHRHALVCYEAPHRIDDMLAAARDALGGERRVLIGRELTKLHESLHVCTLAEGPDWLAADANRRRGEFVLVIEGASADAEEGGLDAHDPLLRALLEELPVSAAARVAAKVTGASRNALYTRALSWSSAAAEDQEEDDGEEDGAE
- a CDS encoding YraN family protein; translated protein: MERKEQRPVTAASNQTSSDAGMSKTARGAMYETRACDYLTGRGLRLLARNVRLCGGEIDLIMADDRRGEVVFIEVRARASMRFGGAAASIDWRKRQRIRRAASAWMLRWRTGAPPCRFDVIAIEGDRLTWLPAAFDESD